The Halocalculus aciditolerans genome includes a window with the following:
- a CDS encoding branched-chain amino acid ABC transporter permease: protein MIPAFGAVLLPLSMLSRFVDPFSAILRDVLGLNPVLLQLVAFALLLGGVYALTALGLTMIFGVMDVINFAHGIFLVVGMYTTLVVTTTFGVNPFLAIGVAVVVLFVLGVVMHLSIIEPILDAPDQNQLIVTLGALFVIQSVIEIGFGPDPQSIGFKAGTLEVAGVFIPNGRLYALALAILAMVVVWAFLQYTDLGREIRGTANNRIGAQYVGINVTRINYLTFGIGAALAGLAGGSVALFNRFDPFSGSTYLINAFVIVVLGGLGSFPGAFLGGMIIGFLQVFGSYYLPGTTYQILIFLLFIGTLLVKPEGIFGGESA, encoded by the coding sequence ATGATACCGGCGTTCGGTGCAGTACTGCTCCCGCTGTCGATGCTCTCGCGGTTCGTCGACCCGTTCTCGGCGATCCTGCGGGACGTCCTCGGTTTGAACCCCGTGCTCCTCCAGTTGGTCGCGTTCGCCCTCCTCCTCGGCGGAGTGTACGCGCTCACTGCGCTCGGACTGACGATGATCTTCGGCGTGATGGACGTCATCAACTTCGCGCACGGCATCTTCCTCGTCGTCGGGATGTACACGACACTGGTCGTCACGACGACGTTCGGCGTCAACCCCTTCCTCGCCATCGGGGTCGCCGTCGTCGTCCTGTTCGTCCTCGGCGTCGTGATGCACCTGAGCATCATCGAACCCATCCTCGACGCGCCCGACCAGAACCAGCTCATCGTGACGCTCGGCGCGCTCTTCGTCATCCAGAGCGTCATCGAGATCGGCTTCGGCCCGGACCCGCAGAGCATCGGGTTCAAGGCCGGGACGCTGGAGGTCGCGGGCGTCTTCATCCCGAACGGCCGGCTGTACGCGCTCGCGCTCGCCATCCTCGCGATGGTCGTCGTCTGGGCGTTCCTCCAGTACACCGACCTCGGCCGGGAGATTCGCGGCACGGCGAACAACCGCATCGGCGCGCAGTACGTCGGCATCAACGTCACGCGCATCAACTACCTCACGTTCGGCATCGGCGCGGCGCTCGCCGGCCTCGCCGGCGGCTCCGTCGCGCTCTTCAACCGCTTCGACCCGTTCTCGGGGAGCACCTACCTCATCAACGCGTTCGTCATCGTCGTGCTCGGCGGCCTCGGGTCGTTCCCGGGCGCGTTCCTCGGCGGGATGATCATCGGGTTCCTCCAGGTCTTCGGCTCCTACTACCTGCCGGGGACGACCTACCAGATTCTCATCTTCCTGCTCTTCATCGGGACGCTCCTCGTGAAGCCGGAAGGGATCTTCGGGGGTGAGTCGGCGTGA
- a CDS encoding branched-chain amino acid ABC transporter permease — MSELRERYRAFDDHRYSGVAKGALGFGLLAVLPQLIAVSVAGVSIDQWVSVKILVLTLIFAFSAQAWNIMSGYTGQFSFGHAAFFGIGAYATQALLATYGLNPWIGMLVGGLLAAVYGLFVGVLCFRYNLKGHYFALATLAFAELLRVVVQNTSELNGANGYYKPFARDYASGPGLAAFQFQTDLPYYYVILAFLIIVTAVAWAIRNSWIGLYFFSIREDEDAAASVGVPTNRYKIYGVVISAFFTAWAGAFWSMYYNTIQPSTVFDLFLNVRLLLPAVVGGPGTLIGPIIGSFFVTPVSEVLRTTFDQVNGLSHVVYGLVLILIVLYSPKGIVNWPARFRALLGRTEEDDD; from the coding sequence GTGAGCGAACTCCGCGAGCGCTACCGCGCCTTCGACGACCACCGGTACTCGGGCGTCGCGAAGGGCGCGCTCGGGTTCGGCCTGCTCGCCGTGCTCCCGCAGCTCATCGCGGTGAGCGTCGCCGGCGTCTCCATCGACCAGTGGGTGAGCGTGAAGATTCTCGTCCTCACGCTCATCTTCGCGTTCTCCGCGCAGGCGTGGAACATCATGTCCGGCTACACCGGGCAGTTCTCCTTCGGGCACGCCGCCTTCTTCGGCATCGGCGCGTACGCCACGCAGGCGCTGCTCGCCACGTACGGCCTGAACCCCTGGATCGGGATGCTCGTCGGCGGCCTCCTCGCCGCCGTCTACGGGCTCTTCGTCGGCGTGCTCTGCTTCCGCTACAACCTGAAGGGCCACTACTTCGCGCTGGCGACGCTCGCGTTCGCCGAACTGCTCCGCGTCGTCGTGCAGAACACCTCGGAGCTGAACGGCGCGAACGGCTACTACAAGCCGTTCGCCCGCGACTACGCCAGCGGCCCCGGACTGGCCGCGTTCCAGTTCCAGACCGACCTCCCCTACTACTACGTCATCCTCGCGTTCCTCATCATCGTCACCGCCGTCGCGTGGGCGATTCGGAACTCGTGGATCGGCCTCTACTTCTTCTCCATCCGAGAAGACGAGGACGCCGCGGCGAGCGTCGGCGTCCCGACGAACCGCTACAAGATCTACGGCGTCGTCATCAGCGCGTTCTTCACCGCGTGGGCGGGCGCGTTCTGGAGCATGTACTACAACACCATCCAGCCGTCGACGGTGTTCGACCTGTTCTTGAACGTCCGCCTGCTCCTCCCCGCCGTCGTCGGCGGCCCGGGGACGCTCATCGGCCCCATCATCGGGTCGTTCTTCGTCACCCCGGTGAGCGAGGTGCTCCGGACGACGTTCGACCAGGTGAACGGGCTGAGCCACGTCGTCTACGGGCTCGTCCTCATCCTCATCGTCCTGTACAGTCCGAAAGGCATCGTGAACTGGCCGGCACGGTTCCGCGCGCTACTCGGCCGCACGGAGGAAGACGATGACTGA
- a CDS encoding ABC transporter ATP-binding protein yields the protein MTETILHATDITKEFGGLVALSDVSLDIDEGEIVGLIGPNGAGKTTLFNCLSGALKPTSGTVEFRGEDITGMEPHEVAKRGLARTFQITRPMEDMTVLENAMVGAHIHTRRRGPTRERARDALDFVGLADDADRKAGGLTLGKQKSLELARALATDPELVLVDEIMAGLTPAESERILDRLEAVRERGTSLFVIEHDMHAIMEISDRIKVLDNGKELAFGAPADVVNDPAVVEAYIGEEVEDV from the coding sequence ATGACTGAGACGATACTGCACGCGACGGACATCACGAAGGAGTTCGGCGGGCTGGTCGCCCTGAGCGACGTCTCCCTCGACATCGACGAGGGCGAAATCGTCGGCCTCATCGGGCCGAACGGCGCGGGGAAGACCACGCTCTTCAACTGCCTGAGCGGCGCGCTGAAACCCACGTCGGGGACGGTGGAGTTCCGCGGCGAGGACATCACGGGGATGGAGCCCCACGAGGTCGCGAAGCGCGGGCTCGCGCGCACCTTCCAGATTACGCGGCCGATGGAGGACATGACCGTCCTAGAGAACGCGATGGTCGGCGCGCACATCCACACGCGGCGGCGCGGCCCCACGAGGGAGCGCGCACGGGACGCCCTCGACTTCGTCGGGCTCGCCGACGACGCCGACCGGAAGGCCGGCGGGCTGACGCTCGGGAAGCAGAAATCCTTAGAGCTCGCGCGGGCGCTCGCCACCGACCCCGAACTCGTCCTCGTGGACGAGATCATGGCGGGGCTCACGCCCGCGGAGTCCGAGCGCATCCTCGACCGCCTCGAAGCCGTTCGCGAGCGCGGCACGAGCCTCTTCGTCATCGAACACGACATGCACGCAATCATGGAAATCTCGGACCGAATCAAGGTGCTCGACAACGGGAAGGAGCTGGCGTTCGGCGCGCCGGCGGACGTCGTGAACGACCCGGCCGTCGTCGAGGCCTACATCGGCGAGGAGGTCGAGGATGTCTGA
- a CDS encoding ATP-binding cassette domain-containing protein: MLTIDSLEAGYGEIQVLHGVDLSVEKGEIVALIGSNGAGKTTTLRAVSGIIPATAGTITYDGGDITDADTEDIVDRGLVQVPESRELFGDLSVRENLLLGAQRASAVDGRDAMLDRVYELFPRLEEREEQAAETMSGGEQQMLAIGRALMGDPDLLVLDEPTEGLAPKLVQDVFDAIREIHAEGMTVFLVEQNVKQTLSLADRGYVMENGRTTLSGTGEELLEADEVIEAYLGA; encoded by the coding sequence ATGCTCACCATCGACTCGCTGGAGGCCGGCTACGGCGAGATTCAGGTGCTGCACGGCGTCGACTTGAGCGTCGAGAAGGGCGAAATCGTCGCGCTCATCGGGTCGAACGGCGCGGGGAAGACGACGACCCTCCGCGCGGTCTCGGGCATCATCCCGGCGACCGCGGGGACGATCACGTACGACGGCGGCGACATCACGGACGCGGACACGGAGGACATCGTGGACCGCGGGCTGGTGCAGGTCCCGGAGAGCCGGGAGCTGTTCGGCGACCTCTCGGTGCGTGAGAACCTCCTGCTCGGCGCGCAGCGCGCGAGCGCCGTCGACGGCCGCGACGCGATGTTGGACCGCGTCTACGAGCTGTTCCCGCGCCTCGAAGAGCGCGAGGAGCAGGCGGCGGAGACGATGAGCGGCGGCGAACAGCAGATGCTCGCCATCGGCCGCGCGCTGATGGGCGACCCCGACCTGCTCGTGCTCGACGAGCCGACGGAGGGGCTCGCGCCGAAGCTCGTGCAGGACGTCTTCGACGCGATCCGCGAGATTCACGCGGAGGGGATGACGGTCTTCCTCGTGGAGCAGAACGTGAAGCAGACGCTGTCGCTCGCGGACCGCGGCTACGTCATGGAGAACGGCCGCACGACGCTCTCCGGTACGGGCGAGGAGCTCTTGGAGGCCGACGAGGTCATCGAGGCCTACCTCGGCGCATGA
- a CDS encoding MmgE/PrpD family protein: MTPTERLAEFAVSLSLSSVPRGVSDRLGLVLADTLAAAVGGADDDAVRALAAAWADDGGVPVPGTTGLARVDRAAYLVGTAGTTLELDEGHRFAAGHPAIHVLPAVLADAASRDAEKETFLAALAAGYEVAARAGMAMQPLADGYHPHGVWGAVGAAAGVARLRGLDAATTADALAVAANSAQHTRFAAATEGATVRNTYAGASNQDGLTAVDAAEAGFTGLADGVVRHLAPATADGVDTDALTGGLGETWEVEHGYFKRFAACRYTHPAVEAALALREGVDPDDVERVEVGTYPAAASLDEKRPESALAAKFSVPYAVAAAFALGHADKAAFDLDSVPERVFALAARTTVSVDDAVAARAPDARGARVTVRLADGTAKTSEVERAKGDPERPFTSSEIREKFDGLVAPALGDDGSERLWNAAVGDTDPRELLRLTRR; encoded by the coding sequence ATGACGCCCACCGAGCGACTCGCCGAGTTCGCTGTGTCTCTCTCTCTTTCTTCGGTCCCGAGGGGCGTGAGCGACCGCCTCGGGCTCGTCCTCGCGGATACGCTCGCCGCCGCGGTCGGCGGCGCGGACGACGACGCGGTGCGCGCGCTCGCGGCGGCGTGGGCCGACGACGGCGGCGTTCCCGTCCCCGGCACGACGGGGCTCGCGCGCGTCGACCGCGCGGCCTACCTCGTCGGGACGGCGGGGACGACGCTCGAACTGGACGAGGGCCACCGGTTCGCCGCCGGCCACCCCGCGATTCACGTGCTCCCGGCGGTGCTCGCGGACGCCGCGAGTCGAGACGCGGAGAAGGAGACGTTCCTCGCGGCGCTCGCGGCGGGCTACGAGGTGGCGGCGCGGGCGGGGATGGCGATGCAGCCGCTCGCGGACGGCTACCACCCGCACGGCGTCTGGGGGGCGGTGGGCGCGGCGGCCGGCGTCGCGCGCCTCCGCGGGCTCGACGCGGCGACGACGGCGGACGCGCTCGCCGTCGCGGCGAACAGCGCCCAGCACACGCGCTTCGCCGCGGCGACGGAGGGCGCGACGGTCAGAAACACCTACGCAGGTGCGTCGAACCAGGACGGCCTCACGGCCGTCGACGCCGCCGAAGCCGGGTTCACGGGCCTCGCCGACGGCGTCGTTCGGCACCTCGCGCCCGCGACCGCCGACGGCGTCGACACCGACGCTCTCACGGGCGGGCTCGGCGAGACGTGGGAGGTCGAACACGGCTACTTCAAGCGGTTCGCCGCCTGCCGGTACACGCACCCCGCCGTGGAGGCGGCGCTCGCGCTCCGCGAGGGCGTCGACCCCGACGACGTCGAGCGCGTCGAGGTCGGGACGTATCCGGCGGCCGCGTCGCTCGACGAGAAGCGGCCGGAGTCCGCGCTCGCGGCGAAGTTCTCCGTGCCGTACGCCGTCGCAGCGGCGTTCGCGCTCGGGCACGCCGACAAGGCGGCGTTCGACCTCGACAGCGTTCCCGAGCGCGTGTTCGCGCTCGCGGCGCGGACGACCGTCTCGGTGGACGACGCGGTGGCGGCGCGAGCGCCGGACGCCCGCGGCGCGCGCGTCACCGTCCGGCTCGCCGACGGCACAGCGAAAACGAGCGAAGTCGAGCGCGCGAAGGGCGACCCGGAGCGCCCGTTCACGAGCAGCGAAATCCGGGAGAAGTTCGACGGGCTCGTCGCGCCCGCGCTCGGCGACGACGGGAGCGAGCGGCTCTGGAACGCCGCGGTCGGCGACACCGACCCGCGGGAACTCCTCAGACTGACACGACGATGA
- a CDS encoding MmgE/PrpD family protein, with amino-acid sequence MIPQTPVRDWEAQVYDFLDAPVPDEARAAGERIVADVLAAAVAGSEAPDVRETSDGGFGGGPALVLGTNRRRNASQAALLNAAAAIAQEIEEGHNEGGHVGAALVTGALALAETHDSTVSGADFVDACVKAYEVSARLERAIFAMKARLNESVPWLIRDPHATWTVVGPALAGLLAVDAADDVLVDAFRAAANTAVVSMFDPYAEGAPARNFTAGHSAATGVNVALAAAAGVTGSAEALERVYDPLDEMLDGGFAESMVSLGERWYVTEVYVKTTPSCRYTHPPLDALRELDARPDADRVERVDVYTYGNAVDMARADPDTFTGGKFSIPYVLARELVSRDVTLDDFTPERLADPAVRDLAGRVSLHADADFEAAFPESWGARVELTLTDGATRTGERAYPYGDYRDPSPRPSSARSSPASSTTGSPTPTTTSSTQS; translated from the coding sequence ATGATTCCACAGACACCGGTCCGCGACTGGGAGGCACAGGTCTACGACTTCTTAGACGCGCCCGTCCCCGACGAGGCGCGGGCGGCCGGCGAGCGAATCGTCGCCGACGTGCTCGCCGCCGCCGTCGCCGGCTCCGAGGCCCCCGACGTTCGAGAGACGAGTGACGGAGGGTTCGGCGGCGGGCCGGCGCTCGTCCTCGGCACGAATCGGCGACGGAACGCGTCGCAGGCGGCGCTCCTGAACGCGGCGGCGGCAATCGCGCAGGAGATCGAGGAGGGCCACAACGAGGGCGGGCACGTCGGGGCGGCACTCGTCACGGGCGCGCTCGCGCTCGCCGAAACCCACGATTCTACGGTGTCGGGCGCGGATTTCGTGGACGCGTGCGTGAAGGCCTACGAAGTGAGCGCGCGCCTGGAGCGGGCGATTTTCGCGATGAAGGCGCGGCTGAACGAGTCGGTGCCGTGGCTGATTCGGGACCCGCACGCGACGTGGACGGTCGTCGGCCCGGCGCTCGCCGGCCTGCTCGCCGTCGACGCCGCCGACGACGTGCTGGTAGACGCGTTCCGCGCGGCGGCGAACACCGCGGTCGTCTCGATGTTCGACCCGTACGCGGAGGGCGCGCCAGCGCGGAACTTCACCGCGGGACACTCCGCGGCGACGGGCGTGAACGTCGCGCTCGCCGCGGCCGCGGGCGTCACCGGCTCGGCAGAGGCGTTAGAGCGCGTCTACGACCCGCTGGACGAGATGCTCGACGGCGGGTTCGCGGAGTCGATGGTGTCGCTCGGGGAGCGCTGGTACGTCACCGAAGTCTACGTGAAGACGACGCCGTCCTGTCGGTACACGCACCCCCCGCTGGATGCGCTGCGCGAACTCGACGCGCGCCCCGACGCCGACCGCGTCGAGCGCGTCGACGTCTACACCTACGGGAACGCCGTCGACATGGCGCGCGCCGACCCGGACACCTTCACCGGCGGGAAGTTCTCCATCCCGTACGTCCTCGCGCGCGAACTCGTCTCGAGGGACGTCACGCTCGACGACTTCACGCCAGAGCGGCTCGCCGACCCCGCGGTCCGCGACCTCGCCGGCCGCGTCAGCCTCCACGCCGACGCGGATTTCGAGGCGGCGTTCCCCGAATCGTGGGGCGCGCGCGTCGAACTCACGTTGACCGATGGGGCGACCCGCACCGGCGAGCGCGCGTACCCGTACGGCGACTACCGCGACCCGTCTCCGAGACCGAGTTCCGCGCGCTCGTCGCCGGCCTCCTCGACTACGGGCTCGCCGACGCCGACGACGACCTCGTCGACGCAGTCGTGA
- a CDS encoding IclR family transcriptional regulator: MPTDGRVKSVDTAFDVLEALRDDDGITVTALADRCDCSKSTIHAHLRTLRDRGYVVRDDDGYHLGLQFLDLGNSARSRFHLYREARPEIDRLVEETGERVQLMVEEQGMGTYIYQSQSERAITTDSHTGTRVHLHSTAVGKAYLAFLPVERVHDIIDERGLPAVTENTITDRDEFLDELDRVRERGVAFNDEERITGMRAIGAPITDENGEATAGVSLSAPTTRLSGDRLETELPDALKQIARVISIKSTYSQ; the protein is encoded by the coding sequence ATGCCCACGGATGGACGAGTGAAGTCGGTCGACACCGCCTTCGACGTGCTCGAAGCGCTCCGGGACGACGACGGCATCACCGTGACCGCGCTCGCCGACCGCTGTGACTGCTCGAAGAGCACGATTCACGCCCACCTGCGCACGCTCCGCGACCGCGGATACGTCGTCAGAGACGACGACGGCTACCACCTCGGCCTCCAGTTCCTCGACCTCGGGAACAGCGCGCGCAGCCGCTTCCACCTCTACCGGGAGGCACGCCCCGAGATCGACCGGCTCGTCGAGGAGACCGGCGAACGCGTCCAGCTCATGGTCGAAGAACAAGGGATGGGGACGTACATCTACCAGAGTCAGTCAGAGCGCGCCATCACGACCGACTCGCACACGGGCACGCGCGTCCACCTGCACTCGACGGCCGTCGGCAAAGCCTACCTGGCCTTTCTCCCCGTCGAGCGCGTCCACGACATCATCGACGAACGCGGCCTCCCCGCCGTGACGGAGAACACCATCACCGACCGCGATGAATTCCTCGACGAACTCGACCGCGTCCGTGAGCGCGGCGTCGCGTTCAACGACGAAGAACGCATCACGGGGATGCGCGCCATCGGCGCGCCGATCACCGACGAGAACGGCGAGGCGACCGCCGGCGTCAGCCTCTCCGCCCCCACCACCCGCCTCTCCGGCGACCGCCTCGAAACCGAACTCCCCGACGCGCTGAAACAGATCGCCCGCGTCATCAGCATCAAATCCACGTACTCCCAATAG
- a CDS encoding ParA family protein: MTYRLSLSNQKGGVGKTTITINVAGALAERGHDVLLVDMDPQGHATEGLGLTDAYDAEPPSLYDILLDTDNQEVINDIVEPHAEFDVLPSNVDMFNAEPELTTAMRSRERFDMALDELDHDYDFLLVDCPPSLGNLTDNALLATQRVLIPALAEGTSIRALEILFDQIDTLEANYEVDIEDVGLVANRVEQDGEADDMMDWFERTFEGRVPVWEVRKRVALKRAWNQGHSIFAHDEECDMEAVFLDIADHLEANAEATA; the protein is encoded by the coding sequence ATGACGTATCGACTATCGCTCTCGAACCAGAAAGGCGGCGTCGGGAAGACGACGATCACGATCAACGTCGCGGGCGCGCTCGCGGAGCGCGGGCACGACGTCCTCCTCGTCGACATGGACCCACAGGGTCACGCCACCGAAGGCCTCGGACTCACCGACGCCTACGACGCCGAACCGCCATCGCTCTACGACATCCTCCTCGACACGGACAACCAGGAGGTCATCAACGACATCGTCGAACCCCACGCGGAGTTCGACGTCCTCCCGAGCAACGTCGACATGTTCAACGCCGAACCCGAACTCACCACGGCGATGCGGAGCCGGGAACGCTTCGACATGGCGCTCGACGAACTCGACCACGACTACGACTTCCTCCTCGTCGACTGCCCGCCGTCGCTCGGGAACCTCACCGACAACGCCCTCCTCGCGACCCAGCGCGTCCTCATCCCCGCGCTCGCCGAAGGGACGAGCATCCGCGCGCTCGAAATTCTCTTCGACCAGATCGACACGCTCGAAGCGAACTACGAAGTCGACATCGAGGACGTCGGCCTCGTCGCGAACCGCGTCGAACAGGACGGCGAAGCCGACGACATGATGGACTGGTTCGAGCGAACCTTCGAGGGTCGCGTCCCAGTCTGGGAGGTCCGGAAACGAGTCGCGCTCAAGCGCGCGTGGAATCAGGGCCACTCCATCTTCGCCCACGACGAAGAGTGCGACATGGAGGCGGTCTTCCTCGACATCGCTGACCACCTCGAAGCGAACGCGGAGGCCACAGCATGA
- a CDS encoding GNAT family N-acetyltransferase: MDVDFRPLTARDAGDAAALSTAVGWGMRRTDWERFVSLPAVRTVGGWRDGELVATATAVCYDAAVAWIGSIVVAAPYRRRGLGTRVFERAFDDVRDRVDVVGLDANDTGKPIYADAGFDDVLTATVYTGTPSADLDASGVEPLTDAARIAGYDATRVSVDREFLLASLLDDPDTRGVVTTDDTGYAIATPTRTGWAVGPLLADDRQTTHRLLAAVRDALDGDSFTINALGSAPAAAFAAAGLTDTRTLTRMTYPTPEPALTGRGVYANAGFALG; the protein is encoded by the coding sequence ATGGATGTCGACTTCCGCCCGCTCACGGCGCGTGACGCGGGCGACGCCGCCGCGCTCTCGACGGCGGTGGGATGGGGGATGCGCCGCACGGACTGGGAACGATTCGTCTCGCTCCCCGCCGTCCGAACGGTCGGCGGCTGGCGTGACGGCGAGCTCGTCGCGACCGCGACCGCTGTCTGCTACGACGCCGCTGTCGCGTGGATTGGTTCCATCGTCGTCGCCGCACCCTACCGTCGGCGCGGGCTCGGCACTCGCGTCTTCGAGCGCGCTTTCGACGACGTCCGCGACCGCGTCGACGTCGTCGGCCTCGACGCCAACGACACCGGCAAACCCATTTACGCTGACGCCGGCTTCGACGACGTCCTCACCGCGACCGTCTACACCGGCACTCCCAGCGCCGACCTCGACGCGAGCGGCGTCGAACCGCTCACCGACGCCGCACGGATCGCCGGGTACGACGCGACGCGCGTCTCCGTCGACCGGGAGTTCCTCCTCGCCTCCCTCCTCGACGACCCCGATACGCGCGGCGTCGTCACCACCGACGACACCGGCTACGCCATCGCGACGCCCACGCGAACCGGCTGGGCCGTCGGCCCGCTCCTCGCCGACGACAGACAGACGACCCACCGCCTCCTCGCCGCCGTCCGCGACGCCCTCGACGGCGACTCCTTCACGATCAACGCGCTCGGCTCCGCTCCCGCCGCCGCCTTCGCCGCCGCCGGCCTCACCGACACGCGAACGCTCACCCGGATGACCTACCCGACCCCCGAACCCGCTCTCACTGGCCGCGGCGTCTACGCCAACGCCGGCTTCGCTCTCGGCTGA
- a CDS encoding M48 family metalloprotease yields MRRLTLRVLFALVGVCLLVVYLGAAYGAFVVLSLAWQARPDPAATLLLLALLTVVFGYGSYRYGTRRLLASMDARPLPRGRFPAFYRRLDRLCERMDLAEPAVLAAAMGVPNAIALGGVGPGAIVFDVGLFRLLDPDELEAVLAHELAHLESRDSLIQTLAYSFAQSAVGLLVFVLLPVTLAVTGLARAAAFLRGHPTRWDEGVFGDLHDSLAGVVALAVILLTLLVRAHSRGREFHADDRAVDVTDDPAALARALRKIERASEPPQGVTAPLYTYGDEDGTLSRWLSTHPSMDARVERLRDRYNRTRDRDARDKTA; encoded by the coding sequence ATGCGTCGACTGACGCTCCGCGTGCTCTTCGCCCTCGTCGGAGTCTGCCTGCTCGTCGTCTACCTCGGCGCGGCCTACGGCGCGTTCGTCGTCCTCTCGCTCGCCTGGCAGGCGCGCCCCGACCCGGCGGCCACGCTCCTCCTCCTCGCCCTCCTCACCGTCGTCTTCGGCTACGGCTCGTACCGCTACGGGACCAGACGACTCCTCGCCTCCATGGACGCCCGTCCGCTCCCACGCGGCCGCTTCCCCGCCTTCTACCGCCGCCTCGACCGCCTCTGCGAGCGCATGGACCTCGCCGAACCCGCCGTCCTCGCCGCCGCCATGGGCGTCCCGAACGCCATCGCGCTCGGCGGCGTCGGCCCCGGTGCCATCGTCTTCGACGTCGGCCTCTTCCGCCTCCTCGACCCCGACGAACTCGAGGCCGTGCTCGCCCACGAACTCGCCCACCTCGAGAGCCGCGACAGCCTCATCCAGACGCTCGCGTACTCCTTCGCGCAGTCCGCCGTCGGTCTCCTCGTCTTCGTGCTCCTCCCCGTCACCCTCGCCGTCACCGGACTCGCACGCGCCGCCGCCTTCCTCCGCGGCCACCCGACTCGCTGGGATGAAGGCGTCTTCGGAGACCTCCACGACTCCCTCGCCGGCGTCGTCGCCCTCGCCGTCATTCTCCTCACCCTCCTCGTCCGTGCACACTCTCGCGGCCGCGAGTTTCACGCCGACGACCGCGCCGTCGACGTCACCGACGACCCCGCCGCCCTCGCCCGCGCCCTCCGCAAAATCGAACGCGCGAGCGAACCCCCTCAGGGGGTCACCGCCCCGCTCTACACCTACGGCGACGAAGACGGCACGCTCTCCCGCTGGCTCTCCACTCATCCCTCCATGGACGCCCGCGTCGAACGCCTCCGCGACCGATACAACCGAACCCGCGACCGCGACGCACGCGACAAAACCGCCTAA
- a CDS encoding MOSC domain-containing protein: MASLARVRVHPVKSLDPLDLASASVLEDGGLTLDREYAIRDAEGRYVNGKRERAVHRVDSTYDPREGTLALRERGEDKSGQSAAAFHLPAERPAAADWLAGFLGYAVSLDHDETGGFPDDTDATGPTVVSTATLETVAGWFDLPVESVRRRFRANLEVDGVPAFWEDRLYAGEGEAVRFRVGDAVFDGVNPCARCVVPSRDPDTGEETPAFRRTFVENREATLPAWADESRFDHYYRLIVNTTVPEETVGESVAVGDDVAVLDGER, encoded by the coding sequence ATGGCCTCTCTCGCCCGCGTCCGCGTTCACCCCGTGAAGTCTCTCGACCCGCTCGACCTCGCGTCAGCGTCGGTGCTGGAAGACGGCGGATTGACGCTCGACCGAGAGTACGCGATTCGTGACGCCGAAGGGCGGTACGTGAACGGGAAGCGCGAGCGCGCGGTGCACCGCGTCGATTCGACGTACGACCCCCGAGAGGGAACGCTGGCGCTCCGGGAACGCGGGGAGGACAAAAGCGGTCAGTCGGCGGCCGCGTTCCACCTGCCGGCGGAGCGGCCGGCGGCGGCCGACTGGCTCGCGGGTTTCCTCGGGTATGCGGTGTCGCTCGACCACGACGAAACGGGCGGGTTTCCCGACGACACGGACGCGACCGGGCCGACGGTCGTGAGCACGGCGACGCTCGAAACCGTCGCCGGCTGGTTCGACCTCCCCGTCGAATCGGTCCGGCGACGGTTCCGCGCGAACCTCGAAGTCGACGGCGTGCCGGCGTTCTGGGAGGACCGACTCTACGCGGGGGAAGGCGAAGCGGTTCGGTTCCGCGTCGGCGACGCGGTCTTCGACGGCGTGAACCCGTGCGCACGCTGCGTCGTTCCGTCTCGCGACCCCGACACGGGCGAAGAGACACCGGCGTTCAGGCGGACGTTCGTGGAGAACCGGGAGGCGACGCTGCCGGCGTGGGCGGACGAGTCCCGATTCGACCACTACTACCGGCTCATAGTGAACACGACCGTCCCCGAGGAGACGGTGGGTGAGTCAGTCGCGGTCGGCGACGACGTCGCCGTGCTGGACGGCGAACGCTGA